The Chryseolinea soli nucleotide sequence AGCGGTGCAGGGTGCTTCCGAATTTGCTGCGTCGCTCGATCCATCATTCGATTATCTCTGCTGCCCGGTAGGGACAGGTGGTACGCTGGCCGGTCTCATCCGTGGCTATCCTCCAACAAAAACAGTACTGGGATTTTCTGCGTTGAAAGGCGCCTATGGAATGGCCGAAGAAATACAGCGATGGTGCCCCAGCAAAACAAATTGGCAACTCATCACGGATTATCACTTTGGAGGCTACGCCAAATTCACACCCGACCTGCTGCAATTCATAGTTCAGTTCAAAGAGGATCATGGCGTACCCCTTGAACCTATCTACACCGGCAAAATGATGTCGGGCATTTTCGATCTCATAAAACAAGGATTTTTCAAGAGAGGCTCCACGCTATTGGCCATTCATACGGGCGGTCTCCAGGGTAAATATTAAAGGCCGGTTGGATTTGGATGGACGCCGATCACGCCACTGCCTCCTGGAGTTTAAACTCCTCATACACCTTCCACACCCGTCCATCATGTTTGAGCAACGCCATCTTATCCGCCACAAATTCAGCTTCAAAATTCTTCTGCTGAAACTCTTCCCAAGCACGCTGGTAGTTGGGCTTCTTTAGATCCCGAAAAGCCAGGGTCACATGCGGATGGAACGGTAGCTCCTTGTAGTTGGCATTGAAAAGATTCAACACCCTTTTGCAAAACCGGTGAAGGCTCTTTTGCAGGTTGTCGAGCTCCTGGCTCAGCACCACATTTATAAAAATGACCCGGGGCGGAAACGAAGAGAAGTTCTCCAGCTTGACCGGCACGGCCGGGGTGTTGCGCGAAAAATGAAGGAGCTGATCTCTCAGTTCATCCTCTTCCCTTTCTTTCCATTTGAAGGGCATGTGCAATGTGATGTGGGGTGGCGAATTGAGCGAGGCCTTGCTGTTGTAGTGCGTTTTGAAATACTCCTTCTGTTCCAACGCAACTTCATAAATAGGGGCGGGAGGAATAATGGCTATGAAATAGAGCTTTTCTTCTTTGGAGTCATCAACTATGGGCCGCCGCATAGAGGCTAAAGATACGAATTCGCTGGAGCCATCCCAAATGTGAAAGGCGGCCGGCCCTTTTGAAAGGGCAATTTCTTATGCGTGTCCGAGCCTTGAATCGAAATAAATGGTCCTTTGCTTTAAATTGACCGGAATAGATTTTCTTTTTAACCTTTTCCTATTTTTGCCCTCAAATTTAAAAACGCTATGAATTATCGCATCGAGAAAGATACCATGGGCGAGGTGAAGGTGCCTTCCGACAAATACTGGGGCGCACAAACGGAACGTTCCCGCAACAATTTCAAGATCGGCCCCGAGGCCAGCATGCCCAAGGAGATCATTTATGCTTTTGCCTATCTCAAAAAGGCTGCCGCCCAGGCCAACCACGAACTGGGTCTGCTCGCGGCCGACAAGAAAGATCTCATCGGCAAAGTCTGCGACGAGATCCTGGCCGGCAAACTCGATGCGGAATTTCCCCTGGTGATCTGGCAAACCGGCTCGGGCACACAAAGCAACATGAACGTAAACGAGGTCATTGCCTACCGTGCCCATGTGATCCACGGCGGAAAGCTGGAAGACGAAAAGAAGGTGCTTCATCCCAACGACGACGTGAACAAATCACAATCGTCTAACGACACCTTCCCCACGGCCATGCACATTGCGGCCTACAAGCAAGTGACCGAGATCACCCTGCCCGGCATACAGAAACTGCGCGACACGCTGGCCAAGAAGTCGGCCGAGTATAAGAACATTGTGAAGACTGGCCGCACCCACTTCATGGATGCCACCCCGCTCACCCTGGGTCAGGAATTCTCCGGCTATGTTCAGCAACTGGACAATGGTATGCGCGCCTTAAGGAATGCATTGGAAATGGTGCGTGAACTTGCCTTGGGAGGAACCGCCGTGGGCACAGGCCTGAATACCCCGAAGGGCTACGATGTGCTCGTGGCTAAAAAAATCGCCGACCTCACCAAGTATCCCTTTATCACTGCCCCCAACAAGTTTGAAGCCCTGGCCGGCCACGATGCCATGGTAGAATTGTCTGGTGCCTTGAAGCGGGTGGCCGTAAGCCTCATGAAGATCGGCAACGACATTCGTATGCTTAGCTCCGGTCCGCGGTCGGGCATCGGCGAGCTCGTCATCCCCGATAACGAACCCGGCTCGTCCATCATGCCCGGCAAGGTTAACCCAACCCAACCCGAAGCACTCACCATGGTGTGTGCGCAGGTGATGGGCAACGACGTCGCGGTTTCCATCGGTGGGGCAACCGGCCACTTCGAGCTCAACGTGTTCAAGCCCGTCATTGCCGCCAACGTTTTGCAGTCGGCCCGCCTCCTGGGCGATGCCTGTGTGTCGTTTAATGAGAAGTGCGCAGAGGGGATCGAGCCCAACTATGCCATCATCAAGCAGCACATGGAGAACTCGCTCATGTTGGTGACGGCCCTCAACCCCCACATCGGCTATGAGAATGCGGCGAAGATTGCCAAGAAGGCCCACAAGGAAAACAAGACCCTGCGCGAGGCCGCTGTCGAGTTAGGATTGTTGACGTCGGCCCAGTTCGATGAGTGGGTAAGACCCGAGAAAATGGTAGGCAGCTTGGACTAGGTTGAACATATTTCCAAAATTATCGTACCTTTAATTTGATTTTAACCAATCCGAGAATGAAAAAAGGAATCATACTATTCTTCTGCCTCGCGTTGATGATTGCTTCGACGCAGACCTTTGCACAGCTCTCTAAAAAGGAGAAGAAAGAATGGAAGAAAAAAGCCAAGGAGTATGGCAAGAACCCCGCCAACCTGAAGCAACTCATCGAGGACAAACAGACCGCCGACAACACGGTGAGCTCCCTCAACCAGAAAGTCACCCAGATGCAGTCTTCCATCAGCGATAAGGATGCGAAGATCGCCGAGCTGGAAGATCAGCTCACACAGCTGAGAGGCCAACTCACTTCCACCAAGGCCGAACTGGCCGCCCTGAAGGAAGCCCCGGTGGTGAACTCCATGGACTTCTCGAAAGGTGTGGTCTTCAAGGTGCAGATCGGCGCCTTCAAGAATAAGAACCTGCAGAAGTATTTCGACAACAACCCCAACTTCGGTGGCGAAGCCAAAGACGGCGAGCCGCAAAAGTTGACCATCGGCATCTTCCGCGACTACTGGGAGGCCGATACGTTCAAGAAATACATGCGCGAAATGGGTGTAAAAGATGCCTGGATCGTGCCCTACAAGGATGGCCAACGCGTCGAGATCAAAGACGTGCTGGAAGGCGTAGTGGGCGACAAGCCGGCTGCCGGCAAATAAGCTGACCTTCAAATTATTAAATGCCAAAGCAGTGCGGATTCGCACTGCTTTCTTTATTTCTCCGGATTCGCGCCGAAACTAATTTTCTTAAGAAGAATACTGGATTATTTTTGTGAGATGGGTCGAGTAGTATTTTGGTTTTTGGCTATGATTTTATCCTCCACCGTGACAGCGCAAGTCAGGGTGAGCAAACTCGTCATCAAAACCAACCAATCCTACGACCTGGGTCAGTCCGATATCCTCGTGGCCGACACGCTGGTGATGATGGATTCCTCCCGTTTGATCCTGAATAAACTGAAACCCGAAAATTTTATCCGCGTCAAAGTAGCCGCCATCGGCAACCATTGTGTCATCGACGGCAAGGGCATCGACGGCCAGCCAGGCCGCAATGGCAAGCCGGGCATCACCCCCATTGGTCCTTGTTTAGACGGCACGGCGGGAAGAGATGGCACCAAAGGTCTTGATGGTACAGCAGGGATAAATCTTTTTCTGTATCTTGAAAGAGTTAGCCTGAAGGGCGTACTCACCATCGACATTTCCGGAGGCAACGGCGGTCGCGGGGGGAACGGCGGAAACGGCGGCGGCGGCAGTCCGGGCACCTTGCACTGTAATGGTGGCAATGGCTCGAACGGCGGCAACGCAGGGCAGGGCGGAAACGGCGCAAACGGCGGCGTGCTCACCTTGACCAGCAAAAAGACACAGCTTCTACGCGATATGTTAGGCACAAAGATCCTCGTTAACAACAATGGCGGCGCCGCGGGCCTCAGCGGCAAAGCCGGATACCACGGCGGCGCAGGCCTGGGCCCTTCACGCAAGAATGGCAAAGACGGCTCTCCGGGGTTGGACAGCATCAGCGGCGTTACAGGTATTAAAGGCAGTGTAAAAATCGAAGCAAACTAGTTCATGGATAAAAGATGGTTGTCAAGGGATATTCCTGCTCCCGAGCAGATCGAGCAGTTATCGAAGGCCATCAACATCAATTCCTACCTATCGTCCATCCTAATCCAGCGCGGCATCGCCGACTTCGAAAGCGCTAAACTTTTCTTTCGCCCATCGCTAGAACATCTTCACGATCCTTTTCTCATGAAGGGCATGGAGCAGGCCGTGAGCCGCTTGAAACAGGCCATCGACCGCGAGGAAAAAATTCTTATTTACGGCGACTACGATGTAGACGGAACCACTTCGGTGGCGTTGGTCTATAGCTACCTGCGCAATTTCTATCCGCATTGCAAAATTTATATCCCCGACCGGTATGCCGAGGGTTATGGCGTTTCGCTGGCCGGTGTGGAGTGGGCCGAACAAAATCAGTGCACGCTGATCATCGCGCTGGACTGTGGCATTAAGTCGTCGGAGCTGGTGAACATTGCCCTCCTGAAAGGCATCGATTTTATCATCTGCGACCATCACTTGCCCGACGAATCCATTCCGCAAGCTGTGGCCGTGCTCGATCCAAAGCAAAGCGATTGTCCCTATCCCTATAAAGAACTGAGCGGATGTGGTCTCGGCTTCAAATTCATGCAAGCTTTTGCCCGGCGTTTCCGCGACGAAAAAGAAGTGTACTCCTTCCTCGATCTTGTCGCGGTTAGCATCGCTTCCGACATTGTTCCCATCACCGGCGAGAACCGCATCCTGACCAATTTCGGATTGAAGAAATTGAACGAAGATCCCCGTCCGGGTCTCAAGGCCCTCAAGGACATCGCCGGCTTGCGCAATGAACTGGATGTTTCCGGCATCGTGTTCACGCTGGGTCCGCGCATCAACGCCGCCGGTCGTGTGGCCCATGGCAGTGCCGCCGTAGAACTCCTCATCGCCGAAACGGAAGAAGAGGCCAACATGATGGCCGAAAAGGTGAACCTCAAAAACGAGGTACGCAAGCAATTCGACTCCGATATCACCGAGGAAGCTATCGCCATGATCGAGGGCGATGCCACCCTACGGGCAGCAAAATCTACCGTGCTTTTCAAAAACACCTGGCATAAAGGCGTGATTGGCATAGTTGCTGCTAGATGTGTGGAGAAATATTATCGGCCCACCGTGATCTTGACCGAATCGAACAATAAAATAACCGGCTCCGCCCGCAGCGTGAATGGCTTTGACCTTTATGGCGCCATCCTCGAGTGCAGCGACCTGCTCGAAAAATTCGGCGGCCATAAATATGCCGCAGGGCTCACCCTGGACATCAACAACCTGGAGCTGTTCCAGCAAAAATTTGAACAGGTAGTTTCCTCCACCATCACAGAGGAAATGCTCACGCCGGTGATCGACGTGGACATGCCGCTTCATTTCGACATGATCACGCCAAAATTTATCACCGTGCTCAAGCAAATGGCCCCCTTCGGACCCGAAAATCAACGTCCTGTTTTCGAAGCCAGCGGGTTGTATGTTTTCAATTCCCTGTCGAGTTTCAAGGACCGTCACGTTCGCTTTCTCGTGGCACAGCACAAAAATGAAAGCGTTTTTCAGGCCGTGGGCTTCGACCTGGCCGATCGCTATGATCGACTGGCCAAAGGCGACATGTTCAAGATGGTGTTCACCATCGAGGAGAACACGTTCAATGGCACCACTTCCATTCAGTTGCGTATAAAAGACATCAAATTTCATTGAGGCATGATCCTTCGGGCAGAACATCTGATCAAAAAATATAAAACACGCACCGTGGTGAACGACGTTTCCGTCCAGGTGAGCCAGGGCGAGATCGTGGGATTGCTGGGACCCAATGGCGCCGGAAAGACCACGTCGTTCTACATGATGGTGGGCCTGATCAAACCAAACGAAGGCCGCATTTTTCTGGATGATGAAGAGATCACGCCGCTGCCCATGTACCAGCGCGCCCGAAAAGGCATCGGCTATCTTGCGCAAGAGGCTTCGGTCTTTCGCAAGCTCACCGTAGAAGAAAACATCATGTCTGTGTTGGAGATGCGCAACTTCAACAAGCAGCAGCGCAAGGAGAAGGTGGATATGCTCATCGAGGAATTCAGTTTGCATAAGGTCCGAAAAAACCGGGGCATGTCGCTTTCGGGTGGCGAACGCCGTCGCACAGAAATTGCCCGCGCCCTGGCCGTGGACCCCCACTTCGTTTTATTGGACGAACCCTTTGCCGGCGTGGATCCCATTGCCGTGGAGGAGATCCAGTCGATCGTATCAAAGCTGAAAAATAAGAACATCGGCATCCTCATCACCGACCACAACGTGGACGAGACCCTTTCCATCACCGACCGCGCCTACCTGATGGTGGATGGAAAATTATTCAAGGCCGGCACCGCCGAAGAACTGGCCAGCGATCCGCAAGTGCGCAAAGTATATCTCGGCCAGAATTTCGAACTACGACGCTCCAAACTCGCATCCAAAGCAGTCGACACCAACGACAACTGGCCAGACCCATCGGAACCGAACATCTGATTTTTTGCTATCTTTTGTTGCTTAAGGCGCAGAACAAGTAACTGCAAGTTTGTTTATTTTTGACGTTCACACGTTTTCAATGGGGTTGATCAATTCGATATTGACATGGGTAATGCAAAAGCGCATTCATCAGATTGAGCTTTTCATCAAGTACCCTATTGAGGTT carries:
- the lptB gene encoding LPS export ABC transporter ATP-binding protein, producing the protein MILRAEHLIKKYKTRTVVNDVSVQVSQGEIVGLLGPNGAGKTTSFYMMVGLIKPNEGRIFLDDEEITPLPMYQRARKGIGYLAQEASVFRKLTVEENIMSVLEMRNFNKQQRKEKVDMLIEEFSLHKVRKNRGMSLSGGERRRTEIARALAVDPHFVLLDEPFAGVDPIAVEEIQSIVSKLKNKNIGILITDHNVDETLSITDRAYLMVDGKLFKAGTAEELASDPQVRKVYLGQNFELRRSKLASKAVDTNDNWPDPSEPNI
- the fumC gene encoding class II fumarate hydratase; the encoded protein is MNYRIEKDTMGEVKVPSDKYWGAQTERSRNNFKIGPEASMPKEIIYAFAYLKKAAAQANHELGLLAADKKDLIGKVCDEILAGKLDAEFPLVIWQTGSGTQSNMNVNEVIAYRAHVIHGGKLEDEKKVLHPNDDVNKSQSSNDTFPTAMHIAAYKQVTEITLPGIQKLRDTLAKKSAEYKNIVKTGRTHFMDATPLTLGQEFSGYVQQLDNGMRALRNALEMVRELALGGTAVGTGLNTPKGYDVLVAKKIADLTKYPFITAPNKFEALAGHDAMVELSGALKRVAVSLMKIGNDIRMLSSGPRSGIGELVIPDNEPGSSIMPGKVNPTQPEALTMVCAQVMGNDVAVSIGGATGHFELNVFKPVIAANVLQSARLLGDACVSFNEKCAEGIEPNYAIIKQHMENSLMLVTALNPHIGYENAAKIAKKAHKENKTLREAAVELGLLTSAQFDEWVRPEKMVGSLD
- a CDS encoding coiled-coil domain-containing protein, which translates into the protein MKKGIILFFCLALMIASTQTFAQLSKKEKKEWKKKAKEYGKNPANLKQLIEDKQTADNTVSSLNQKVTQMQSSISDKDAKIAELEDQLTQLRGQLTSTKAELAALKEAPVVNSMDFSKGVVFKVQIGAFKNKNLQKYFDNNPNFGGEAKDGEPQKLTIGIFRDYWEADTFKKYMREMGVKDAWIVPYKDGQRVEIKDVLEGVVGDKPAAGK
- the recJ gene encoding single-stranded-DNA-specific exonuclease RecJ; the encoded protein is MDKRWLSRDIPAPEQIEQLSKAININSYLSSILIQRGIADFESAKLFFRPSLEHLHDPFLMKGMEQAVSRLKQAIDREEKILIYGDYDVDGTTSVALVYSYLRNFYPHCKIYIPDRYAEGYGVSLAGVEWAEQNQCTLIIALDCGIKSSELVNIALLKGIDFIICDHHLPDESIPQAVAVLDPKQSDCPYPYKELSGCGLGFKFMQAFARRFRDEKEVYSFLDLVAVSIASDIVPITGENRILTNFGLKKLNEDPRPGLKALKDIAGLRNELDVSGIVFTLGPRINAAGRVAHGSAAVELLIAETEEEANMMAEKVNLKNEVRKQFDSDITEEAIAMIEGDATLRAAKSTVLFKNTWHKGVIGIVAARCVEKYYRPTVILTESNNKITGSARSVNGFDLYGAILECSDLLEKFGGHKYAAGLTLDINNLELFQQKFEQVVSSTITEEMLTPVIDVDMPLHFDMITPKFITVLKQMAPFGPENQRPVFEASGLYVFNSLSSFKDRHVRFLVAQHKNESVFQAVGFDLADRYDRLAKGDMFKMVFTIEENTFNGTTSIQLRIKDIKFH
- a CDS encoding 2'-5' RNA ligase family protein, yielding MRRPIVDDSKEEKLYFIAIIPPAPIYEVALEQKEYFKTHYNSKASLNSPPHITLHMPFKWKEREEDELRDQLLHFSRNTPAVPVKLENFSSFPPRVIFINVVLSQELDNLQKSLHRFCKRVLNLFNANYKELPFHPHVTLAFRDLKKPNYQRAWEEFQQKNFEAEFVADKMALLKHDGRVWKVYEEFKLQEAVA